In Musa acuminata AAA Group cultivar baxijiao chromosome BXJ2-8, Cavendish_Baxijiao_AAA, whole genome shotgun sequence, one genomic interval encodes:
- the LOC135618229 gene encoding uncharacterized protein LOC135618229, whose product MASSSNPGATGTDAPSISITVERNPPQSRLLELGIKSWPKWGCPPGRFPLKFDAEEMCYLVKGKVTAYIKGSSESVEFGAGDLVIFPKGLSCTWDVSAPVDKYYKFASSSS is encoded by the exons ATGGCCTCAAGCTCAAACCCAGGCGCCACGGGAACTGACGCCCCCTCCATTTCCATCACCGTGGAGAGGAACCCTCCTCAGTCACGCCTGCTGGAACTTGGCATCAAGTCATGGCCCAA GTGGGGTTGCCCTCCGGGGAGGTTCCCTCTAAAGTTTGATGCAGaagagatgtgctatttggtgaagGGGAAGGTGACGGCTTACATCAAGGGTTCCTCCGAGTCCGTGGAGTTCGGCGCTGGTGACCTTGTGATCTTCCCCAAGGGACTTAGTTGCACCTGGGATGTCTCAGCACCGGTCGATAAGTACTACAAGTTTGCTTCGTCCTCCTCTTAA